The Luteolibacter rhizosphaerae genome window below encodes:
- a CDS encoding DUF5131 family protein — translation MASSSIEWTELTWNPTTGCDKISSGCKFCYAEIMSRRLQAMGVEKYRDGFKIREHEAALAIPFSWRKPAMVFVNSMSDLFHKDVSLEFIQRVFGVMNANPHLVFQVLTKRADRLAKVWSDLTWSQNIWIGVSVEDERVTHRIDDLRGIPAAVRFLSCEPLIGPLSRLNLDGIDWVIVGGESGARPRPMKPEWATEIRDQCARHDVAFFFKQWGGRNKKAAGRELDGAHHNSFPTPDKKRVASIV, via the coding sequence TCAAGCTCGATCGAGTGGACTGAACTCACGTGGAATCCCACAACCGGCTGCGACAAAATTTCGTCGGGCTGTAAGTTTTGCTATGCTGAGATCATGTCTCGAAGGCTCCAAGCGATGGGGGTGGAAAAATACCGGGACGGGTTCAAGATCCGCGAGCACGAAGCAGCCCTCGCCATTCCTTTTAGTTGGCGTAAGCCCGCGATGGTTTTCGTGAATTCAATGAGCGATCTTTTCCACAAGGATGTGAGCCTCGAATTCATTCAGCGGGTTTTTGGTGTGATGAACGCAAATCCTCATCTGGTTTTCCAAGTTCTGACCAAGCGTGCCGACCGGTTGGCGAAGGTTTGGAGCGATTTAACTTGGAGCCAAAACATTTGGATTGGTGTGAGCGTGGAGGACGAACGAGTCACTCACCGTATTGACGATTTGCGCGGCATTCCAGCTGCCGTTCGATTTCTCTCTTGCGAGCCGTTGATTGGGCCGCTTTCCCGATTGAATCTGGATGGAATCGATTGGGTGATTGTAGGCGGTGAAAGCGGAGCCCGACCACGACCGATGAAACCAGAATGGGCGACTGAGATCCGTGATCAGTGTGCGCGACATGATGTGGCATTCTTCTTCAAACAATGGGGCGGCCGAAATAAGAAGGCAGCTGGGCGGGAACTAGACGGTGCGCATCACAACTCATTCCCTACGCCTGACAAGAAGCGCGTTGCTTCGATCGTGTGA